One genomic window of Biomphalaria glabrata chromosome 9, xgBioGlab47.1, whole genome shotgun sequence includes the following:
- the LOC106077243 gene encoding uncharacterized protein LOC106077243 → MSVLSVDVYHLCLQILHVPLSVFVILGILTNGVNIVVFVKQGVTSGSITWALFAMSATSFLASVILLPQVVCYYAEMVNADVYNACSLISTATIFLHFIWNKVTCFFTVYISVERAICVVRPLHVQTYMKLQYKVLIVLSLCVVTTLAYVGYSATLKIAWVPSRVWNGTMVFLLSQTDSSPLFYLLNFIFNSLVVTNVAIVTIATSAVVMVMRLNATRRWRESVSHTARPAHPRKGSKPKPSCKLSSKNVELCRTVVVITLFYLACLLCSHLPVMTFLVMPGVSFDGENKMLLDVILTIRFDLDALYSSLNIFFYLKLSSNYREIFFSLFNSPKSGVH, encoded by the coding sequence ATGTCTGTATTAAGTGTTGATGTCTATCATCTCTGCTTACAAATCCTGCACGTCCCGCTCTCTGTCTTTGTCATCCTGGGCATACTGACAAACGGTGTGAACATTGTGGTCTTCGTCAAGCAGGGAGTCACGTCTGGAAGCATCACCTGGGCTCTATTCGCCATGTCCGCTACCAGCTTCCTGGCCAGCGTCATCCTTCTGCCGCAGGTCGTGTGCTATTACGCGGAAATGGTGAACGCTGACGTCTACAACGCGTGCTCTTTGATCTCCACGGCAACGATCTTCCTTCACTTTATATGGAACAAGGTCACGTGCTTCTTCACTGTCTATATCAGCGTGGAGAGAGCTATATGCGTGGTACGCCCACTGCACGTGCAGACCTACATGAAGCTACAGTACAAAGTTTTGATTGTCCTCAGTCTGTGCGTCGTTACCACCTTGGCTTACGTCGGGTATTCAGCTACGCTGAAAATAGCTTGGGTCCCGAGTCGAGTGTGGAACGGGACAATGGTGTTCCTGTTGTCGCAAACAGACTCCAGCCCTCTGTTCTACCTGTTAAACTTCATATTCAACTCCTTGGTCGTAACCAACGTAGCCATTGTTACCATCGCGACATCAGCCGTTGTCATGGTGATGCGGCTCAACGCCACGCGCAGGTGGAGGGAATCCGTATCACACACCGCCAGACCTGCTCATCCCCGTAAAGGATCCAAACCCAAACCTTCGTGTAAATTGTCGTCCAAAAACGTCGAGCTCTGTCGTACTGTGGTGGTCATCACCTTGTTTTACCTGGCCTGTCTGCTGTGCAGTCACCTGCCAGTGATGACCTTCTTGGTCATGCCCGGGGTCTCGTTCGACGGGGAGAATAAGATGTTGCTGGACGTCATTCTGACCATCAGGTTTGACCTGGACGCCCTCTACTCGTCTCTCAACATATTCTTCTATTTAAAGCTCAGCTCCAACTACAGAGAGATCTTCTTCTCACTATTTAACTCTCCAAAATCGGGTGTACATTGA